Within the Thalassotalea ponticola genome, the region AAGCGGTCCAGACGTTTTCGTTCACTTCCGTGCTATCCAAGGTACTGGTCGTCGTACATTAACTGATGGTCAACCGGTAGAGTTCGAAGTAGTTCAAGGCCAAAAAGGTCCTCAAGCTGAGAACGTAAAAGCGTTATAATCGCTGACTAAAGATTTCTAAAACGGGTGGCTTTTGCCACCCGTTTTTTTTTACCTCTGTTTTTTTACCTCTAGTACCTAGAGGCTATTCAACCCTGCTGCTCGTTGGCTCGTTAATATGTATGCAAGGACCACACATTTTTCACTGCGCCTCGATTAAATCCCTGTTAATTCGAACAACATCGATAGCACAAAGCACACAGGCCCTAAGTTGTTTTGGCGGTAGTGTGTTTAACTGACCAGTAAATCTAGTGCTACTTGAACGGCAAACCCTACCAACAAAGCGTCACCAAATCCCATACCCCATACCAACACTGCATCCTCGTGCAAGTACCTAGTTATCAGAGCTGCTGGTCTTGTTGTCATCAAGAATATGTTAATAGGCCAGTTCGCTCACTCTTGTACTGTGCGTAAAAATCACCGATACCGTAATTTTGTAGCAACGGCTAAGCATGTCGCTAGCAGGCGTTAATTTTTAAGCAGAATGATAAATATTCGTTATATTTAAAGGTGAATTTTCTCGTATTTGACGTGCTAATGTTTTGGAGGCCGAATGCCAGTATCAAATTTAGATGAACTCAACGCTATGGTTGCTCGTGTTAAAGCGGCGCAAAAAGAGTTTTCAAGCTTTAGTCAACAACAGGTCGATGCAATTTTTCGCGCCGCATCACTGGCTGCTAATAATGCACGTATTTCGCTAGCGCAGAAGGCGGTTGAAGAATCGGGTATGGGGATTGTTGAAGATAAAGTGATTAAAAACCACTTCGCCTCCGAATTTATCTATAACAAGTACAAAGACGAAAAAACCTGTGGTGTGTTGAGTGAAAATGAAGAATTTGGCACCATTGAAATTGCCGAGCCCGTCGGTCTCATTTGCGGTATTGTGCCGACCACAAACCCTACGTCAACGGCAATTTTCAAAGCCTTAATTTCCCTCAAAACCCGCAACGGTATTATTTTTTCACCGCATCCTCGAGCAAAGTTTGCCACCAATGATGCGGCCAAAATAGTCCTTGATGCCGCGGTTGCCGCAGGCGCACCTAAAGATATTATCGGTTGGATTGATGTGCCATCAGTGGAGTTGTCAAATGCCCTAATGACCCATCCTGATATCAACCTGATTTTGGCAACCGGTGGCCCTGGTATGGTTAAAGCGGCGTATTCCTCAGGTAAACCAGCCATTGGCGTTGGCGCGGGTAATGTGCCGGTGGTGATCGATGAAACCGCCGATATAAAGCGCGCTGTTGCATCGATTTTGATGTCAAAAACCTTCGACAATGGCGTGGTCTGTGCGTCCGAGCAAGCGGTAATAGTTGTTGATCAGGTTTACGAGCAAGTCAAAGAGCGGTTTGCTACCCACAATGGATATATTCTCACCAAGTCTGAAGCGGATAAAGTACGAGACATCATCTTAATAGACGGTAATTTAAACGCGGCTATTGTCGGCCAGCCGGCAACCAAAATTGCCGAGCTCGCTGGCATCAAAGTACCTAAAAATACCAAGATCTTGATTGGTGAAGGCAAAGAAGTCAGTATCGAGGATCCGTTTGCCCACGAAAAGCTATCGCCAACGCTTGGCTTGTTTAAAGCCAAGTCGTTTACCCATGCGGTGGAGCAGGCGTGTACTATGGTCGAGCTTGGCGGTATTGGCCACACATCAGCGATTTATACCGATCAGGACCTAAACAAGGATCGCATAAGTTATTTCGGCGACAAAATGAAAACCGCCCGTATCTTGGTTAACATTCCCACATCACATGGTGGTATTGGCGACATATACAACTTTAATATCGCCCCCAGTTTGACCTTGGGCTGTGGCTCATGGG harbors:
- a CDS encoding cold-shock protein; translated protein: MSDNLKTGTVKWFNDEKGFGFITQESGPDVFVHFRAIQGTGRRTLTDGQPVEFEVVQGQKGPQAENVKAL